The sequence GACCTCCTCCTCGGAGATCGCCAGATGCTCGGCCAGCTCGTGGACCGTGGGCGCGCGGCCGTGCCGCTGGGACAGCTCGGCGGTCGCGGTGGTCAGCGACAGCCGCAGCTCCTGGAGGCGGCGCGGGACGCGGACCGCCCAGCCCTTGTCGCGGAAGTGCCGTTTGATCTCGCCGACGACGGTGGGGGTGGCGTACGTGGAGAACTCCACGCCGCGTTCCGGGTCGAAGCGGTCCACGGACTTGATCAGACCGATGGTGGCGACCTGGGTCAGGTCGTCCAGCGGCTCACCACGGTTGCGGAAGCGCCGGGCCAGATGCTCGACGAGCGGGAGGTGCATACGCACGAGGGTGTTGCGCAGCTCGGCGCGCTCGGGGGAGCCGTCGGGCAGCGTGCGCAGCTCGTAGAACAACGCCCTGGCGCCGCTGCGGTCGTGCGGCCCATGCGAATGCTGTTGATCCTGCAGCTGGTGTTCGGGGGCCGGCGCATCGTGCTGATGCGCCTGCTGCCCCGGCTGCTCGCTCTGCTCCATGTGGTCCGCCCGCTCTGCCTGCTCCGCCGCATCCAACCGGCCGCCGTGGTCGTCTACGCCCACCGGATGCGGCCGGGCCTGCTGCTCGGGGATGGTCGCACTGGACGCCATCCGCCCGCCGCGTTCGAGATCTTTCACGGGGCCCCCTGTTCGGTCATGACGGTCCGGGACCGGCGCCGCGCTCCTTGTACAGACTGATGGTGACCGTCTGGTCCTCGGCGACCGTGGAATCGACCTTGCCGGCCAGTGCGGAGAGCACCGTCCAGGCGAACGTGTCGCGCTCGGGGGCGCGGCCGTCGGTTGTCGGGGCCGACACGGTCACCTGCAGTGCGTCGTCGATGAGGCGGAAGACGCAGCTCAGCACACTGCCGGGGACGGCCTGTTGCAGCAGGATCGCGCACGCCTCGTCGACCGCGATGCGCAGATCCTCGATCTCGTCGAGGGTGAAGTCCAAGCGGGCTGCGAGTCCGGCCGTGGCCGTACGCAGCACGGACAGGTAGGCACCCGCAGCGGGCAGACGGACTTCCACGAAGTCCTGAGTCCCGGGCTCGCCTGCGATCTGGGACACCCTCACCTCCAAGGTGGCACAAGCTGGTTGAGCTGGAAATACGCGGTATTCGCGTTGTTCGGGATATTTCCTGCCGGGTCTTTCTCCCCTCGGATGAAAGGAGAACGATCCGGCGCGACACATGGTTCGGCTGTGACGCTATCGCGATCTGCGGGCCGATGTCGCCCGGAAGGAGCGCGGCTGCCGTCCGGCGCGATCCGGCCCCGGTTCGCCCGGCGCCCTCACTGTCACTGATTGTAAAGCCACGGGTACGGACAGTGGCTAGGGGTGTGCACTGTCAAATCGATGCCGATTACGCTCCGTTGACACGCGAGGTGCCCGCAAGGTTGTGCAGTGCCCCTCCAGTGAGCCGGAAGACCGTCCATTCGTCCATGGGCTGAGCACCGAACGACCGGTAAAAACCGATGGACGGTTCATTCCAATCCAGGACTGACCACTCGAAACGCTCGTACCCACGGGCCACGCAGATCTCCGCGAGGGCCGCGAGCAGCGCCTTGCCGTGGCCGCCGCCGCGCGCCTCGGGGCGGACGTACAGGTCTTCCAGGTAGACACCGTGCGTGCCCGTCCACGTCGAGAAGTTCCGGAACCACAGGGCAAAGCCCACCGGGGCGCCGCCGGCCTCCGCGATCAGTGCGAAGGCGGCCGGCTGCGGACCGAACAGGGCCTCCTCCAGCTGCGGCACGGTGGCCTGCGCGGCCTCGGGCGCGCGCTCGTACGCCGCCAGCTCGCCGATCATGGCCAGGATGACGGGAACGTCGTCGGGGGTCGCTTCGCGGATCATGGGTGAAGGCTAAACGGGCGCCCGGCGGCGCTTCACACCAGCGTCTGGTCGGCGAAGCACCAGCGCCAGGACTCGCCCGGTTCGAGCGTCCGCATCACGGGGTGGCCGGTCTCCTCGAAGTGCCGGGTGGCATGCCGGAACGGCGACGAATCGCAGCAGCCGACGTGGCCGCAGACCAGGCACTTCCGCAGCTGTACGGGGTGGCTGCCGACGGCCAGGCACTCCAGGCAGGTCGCGCTCAGCGGGGCCGGTTCGGGGCGCGGCAGTCCGGCAACGTGCGTGCACTCGCTCATGATGGCCAGGTTAGATCGCTGGGACGGGTGGCGAAGGGTTCGGGGACGGGACGGGTCGATGGCAGTGATGCCGCTGTTTTTGCTGGTTGCGGGGAGCGCGGCGGTCGCCGGACTGGCGCGCCGTACCCCCGTCCCCGCGCCGCTGCTGCTGGTCACCGCGGGCCTGGCGGCGTCCTTCATCCCGGGCATCCCGGACTACACGCTCGATCCGCACATCGTGCTGCCGCTGGTGCTGCCCCCGCTGCTGCACACCGCGGCGCTGGACAGTTCGTACCTGGATCTGCGGGCCAATCTGCGGCCGGTGGCGCTGCTGTCGGTCGGGTACGTCCTGTTCGCGACGCTGGCGGTCGGCTATCTGGTCTACCTCGTCATCCCGGGGCTGCCGCTGACCGTCGCGCTCGTCCTGGGGGCCGTCGTCGCCCCGCCGGACGCCGTCGCGGCCACCGCCATCGCCCGCAGGCTCGGGATGCCGCACCGGATCACCACGATCCTGCAGGGCGAATCGCTGTTCAACGACGCCACCGCGATCACCGCCTACAAGGTGCTGCTGGCCGCGGCCCTCGGGGTCGGCGCCACCTGGGGCGACGGCATCAAGGAATTCGCCGTCGCCTCGCTGGGCGGCATCGGCATCGGTGTCGTCCTGATGGTGCCGCTGCACTGGCTGCGGGTCCGGCTGCGGGAGTCGGCGCTGCTGGAGAACACCCTCTCGCTGCTCATCCCGTTCTTCGCCTACGCGGCGGCCGAGCAGTTGCACGCCTCCGGGGTGCTCGCCGTCGTCGTGGTCGGCCTCTACCTGGGGCACCGCTCCTGGCAGGTCGACTTCGAGACCCGGCTCCAGGAGGAGGCCGTGTGGAAGGTGGTCTCCTTCGTCCTGGAGTCCGCCGTCTTCGCACTGATCGGACTGCAGCTGCGGGTCGTGGTGCGCGGACTGGGGGAGTTCGGCGCGGCGCAGGCCCTCTCGTACGCGGCCGTGATGTTCCTCGCCGTGGTCCTGTCGCGCTTCGTGTGGGTCTTTCCCTCGACCTATCTGCCGCGCGTCCTGTCGGCCCGGATCCGGGCCCGTGAGACGGATACGACCTGGAAGGCCCCGGTCGTCGTCGGCTGGGCCGGGATGCGCGGTGTGGTGTCGCTGGCCATCGCGTTCTCCATCCCGTCCACCGTGCCCGGCGACGGCCCCTTTCCGGCCCGCAACCTCGTGCTCTTCCTGACCTTCACCACCGTCATCGCCACCCTGGTCATCCAGGGGCTGACGCTGCCCCCGCTGATCCGCGCGCTGAAGCTGCCGGGACCGGACCCGCAGCGGGAGACGCTGGCCGAGGCGCAGGCGCAGAACGAGGCCTCGCGCGCCGCCGAGGAGCGTCTGGAAGAGCTCCTGCGGGACGAGCGCAACGCCCTGCCCGGGCCGCTCGCCGACCGGCTGCGGACGATCATGGAGCGGCGCCGCAACTCCGTGTGGGAGCGGCTCGGCGCGGTCAACGAGGTCACCGGGGAGTCCGCCGATGAGACCTACCGGCGGCTGGCCCGCGAGATGATCGACGCCGAGCGGCGGGTGTTCGTCAAGCTGCGGGACACCGGGCGGATCGATGACGAGATGCTGCGGACGCTGCTGCGCAGGCTGGATCTGGAGGAGGCCGCGGCCTATCGGGAGGAGGCGTCGTAGTCCGGGGGCGGGGACCGGTCCCTGTCGTGTTCGCCGGAACCGCTGCCGTGTGCCGTGACTCCGGCCCGTGGCCCTTAGCCCGGGCTTGGCTCAGGTGTACCGGTGATCACTGCGGCCACCGTGCTGCCGGGAGGGAAGGCACCCTCCTCGGCCAGCGTCGTCAGCCCGTAGAGCAGCTTGGCGACGTAGATCCGCTCCAGGGGCAGTTGGTGCCGGTCCTCGAAGGCGTCCGCGAA is a genomic window of Streptomyces sp. Edi2 containing:
- a CDS encoding GNAT family N-acetyltransferase, translated to MIREATPDDVPVILAMIGELAAYERAPEAAQATVPQLEEALFGPQPAAFALIAEAGGAPVGFALWFRNFSTWTGTHGVYLEDLYVRPEARGGGHGKALLAALAEICVARGYERFEWSVLDWNEPSIGFYRSFGAQPMDEWTVFRLTGGALHNLAGTSRVNGA
- a CDS encoding RNA polymerase sigma factor SigF; protein product: MASSATIPEQQARPHPVGVDDHGGRLDAAEQAERADHMEQSEQPGQQAHQHDAPAPEHQLQDQQHSHGPHDRSGARALFYELRTLPDGSPERAELRNTLVRMHLPLVEHLARRFRNRGEPLDDLTQVATIGLIKSVDRFDPERGVEFSTYATPTVVGEIKRHFRDKGWAVRVPRRLQELRLSLTTATAELSQRHGRAPTVHELAEHLAISEEEVLEGLESANAYSTLSLDVPDTDDESPAVADTLGAEDEALEGVEYRESLKPLLEDLPPREKKILLLRFFGNMTQSQIAQEVGISQMHVSRLLARTLAQLRDKLLVEE
- a CDS encoding anti-sigma regulatory factor, with the translated sequence MSQIAGEPGTQDFVEVRLPAAGAYLSVLRTATAGLAARLDFTLDEIEDLRIAVDEACAILLQQAVPGSVLSCVFRLIDDALQVTVSAPTTDGRAPERDTFAWTVLSALAGKVDSTVAEDQTVTISLYKERGAGPGPS
- a CDS encoding Na+/H+ antiporter — translated: MAVMPLFLLVAGSAAVAGLARRTPVPAPLLLVTAGLAASFIPGIPDYTLDPHIVLPLVLPPLLHTAALDSSYLDLRANLRPVALLSVGYVLFATLAVGYLVYLVIPGLPLTVALVLGAVVAPPDAVAATAIARRLGMPHRITTILQGESLFNDATAITAYKVLLAAALGVGATWGDGIKEFAVASLGGIGIGVVLMVPLHWLRVRLRESALLENTLSLLIPFFAYAAAEQLHASGVLAVVVVGLYLGHRSWQVDFETRLQEEAVWKVVSFVLESAVFALIGLQLRVVVRGLGEFGAAQALSYAAVMFLAVVLSRFVWVFPSTYLPRVLSARIRARETDTTWKAPVVVGWAGMRGVVSLAIAFSIPSTVPGDGPFPARNLVLFLTFTTVIATLVIQGLTLPPLIRALKLPGPDPQRETLAEAQAQNEASRAAEERLEELLRDERNALPGPLADRLRTIMERRRNSVWERLGAVNEVTGESADETYRRLAREMIDAERRVFVKLRDTGRIDDEMLRTLLRRLDLEEAAAYREEAS
- a CDS encoding UBP-type zinc finger domain-containing protein; the protein is MSECTHVAGLPRPEPAPLSATCLECLAVGSHPVQLRKCLVCGHVGCCDSSPFRHATRHFEETGHPVMRTLEPGESWRWCFADQTLV